The stretch of DNA caataaaatatttattttaccaaagaCTAAATAACGTAAATTATtagtattaaatatttattctttttaattaattaattttcaatggaCCTACATAATAATTCATTCTCTATATAATTAACTCTATTATCAAATTCATCCATATTGAAAAGTCTCTCTTAATATATTAAGCTACCTATTAGCTGGTATGTGATTTTAGTTTTtcagtatatataaatatatattatggtcGATTTGTATAAATTTTTTCATGAGAATATTTTGTGAGAGAGGATTAGAATAGTTATTGTTGATATAATtcatataagatatttttttctgtTGGTAGATTTACTTTGTTTCTTTGGCTAATGTGAATGTATATTTTTATTGCAGATAAAATCTTTCGATATGGGTATGAGGGGATTTTTTATGGTTGCAATTATGTTGTCTACACTTTTATGTTATTGCGAATCTGAAGAACAACTAATAGAATTATCAAGAGATGAACTTCTGGAAATAGAAAATCAACTTGAGCGATTGAACAAGTCATCAATCAAGActataaaagtaatatttttcttttattattattaatttattttcatctAATCATTTATCTAACTTATTTATGTCATGCACAGACACACTATGGAGATATTTATGATTGTATTGATTTTTACGAACAACCAGCATTTGATCATCCTTTATTGAAGAATCACAAATATGACTTTCAAGTACGTTCTTCCTGAATAATTATTTCTCTAATAGctcattagtttttttatttttccaaaacAATAGCCAATATGTAATATAATACACTTATATCTATATggagtataaatatttattgtgtAGATGAAACCTTCTTCTCATATGGCCCCGATGGTTAGGGAAGATAAGCCTCCAAAGAATGTGAGACAAGTATCGATAAATAGTGGGTTAAAGGGTGAAAAATGCCCAATTGGGTTTGTTCCCATAAGAAGAACTACTAAAGAAGATCTTATCAGAGCCAAACTATTTACAAAGTCTTATACCTCAAGAATTAATTCTCCTCCTACTTCTCATGTAAGCATATTTTacattttcattttgttttgaTAAAGTAAATATCGTATTCCATTATTGAAATATAATtacaatttgaatttgaatatcaTAGCATGCACTTGTTTACACATCTGATTCAACCAAGAAATACAATGGAGGTGGCACAATTGCAAGTTTTTACACACTATATAATGTCACTGACTCACAATACACTTTCGGTcgaataaaattacaaaatggaCTTGATATCATTCAAAATTTGTTTGGGGAGTAAGTTTTATTTCTCTTGAATAATCTTTCTACTATATTCTTTGTTGTTAAAAACAattaaactaaatatttttagataaattataattttttagaatATTTTGTTCACTTGTTATTTTGTTATACTATCATTTCTTAGGTAAATCCAAGTGTATATGGAGACAATAAAACTCGGATCTTCATATATTTTCAGGTTATcataattttatgttattatttaaGATTTCTTCATATTCGTTGTGTAGTTATGTGTAACTCATGTATCAATATTTTTGTAGGCTGGTGAATTATCATGTTTCAATACAGTGTGTCCAGGATTTGTTTTGGTTGACCCTCAACCTATGATCGACAGGATTCTAAGAGAAACTCACCCTGGTACTTTTCCTACATGGGAAATTGGAATCTATATTTATcgggtaaataaaattaaatattttatttaaattttaatcttttttccCTACCAAGTTTTTGTTGAATATTTTTGCTTTAAATGAACAaaattgtattatatatttaaaattgtgGGTTGTATTAATATTGTACTTGTTAATTTGATATGATATAATAGGATCAAGTTACTGGAAATTGGTGGCTTCAACTTACAAAAGATCATGATCAAATTGGATATTGGCCATCAAGCATATTTAGTGGTGGATTAAAAGACTTGGCTACATATATTGACTGGGGAGGAGAAACTTACAGTCCTCTTGGTCAAATTGGTCCTCCAATGGGGTCTGGTTTACTTCTAAAACAAGATACTCGTTATGATGCATATTGTAGGGAATTGACAACTATAAACGAGGGGCACATACAAGAAGATGCTAAAAACACAAAAATTTCTTCAATTGATATTGACTTTTATTTAGTAAAAGATTGGGGATTTCATCGTGACTTTGGACATGTTATGACATATGGTGGCCCTGGTCCTAGATAACTTATTTACATTGTATTACCACCAAACTATCTTTTtcatgagaaaaaaaataaatgtgtttttatttgTGCTTTTGATATAAATATAGTTGAACTCGAAAATAGggacattttaaatgttatacTCTCAAGTGCATGAATGATACTCGAAAATAATGTGTTCATATAAGTAAGAGATCAAACCGAAGGAGACTAGTTgagtaacataaaaaaaatattttaatcaaAGTAATAAATTTGTATAAGATAAGTTTAAGTTTTgacttatttttattgttttgataactattatataaagattttttttaatgaaaagtaGTTTTCAAATTAGTTTGATATCATTAAGAAAAAGATCTTTGTGAGTAAATTAGaaattatgtaaattatattttaactttaaaaataCTTTCTCAAAAATCTTTATAGAAGTACAATAGTTTCTTCCCAAAAaaacttttaatttaaaaaaaaaaaaattattttttatccaATTACGCTTAGAAGTAGGGGTGGGCATCCGATCCAATTCAACCTTTTTTttctcatccgatccaatctaattagtaattggatttgaaaaatcatcatccgatccaatctaattagacctcaaaatccaatccaattactaattggattggattggttttttaattggatatccaattacacacctaaattttaatattaacttaaatataaagaaaaatacgtaaaaaactaagtatcactttttatttaagtttaatatttcataaacaTACTATTCTTACAAATGTATTGtagctaaaagttttaaataattaaaacaacaacatttttaagtaataaaatagaacaaaacattatgaaaataaatatactaagcaattaagtgttacaaattcaacatacaaaaaaaatctagtaaaaatataataaatatttattatattttttaatattttttattatataagtaattttttaatatatataaatataattggattggatcggtttttaattggatattaagattgacatccaataaccgatccaatccaattagaatccaacttttagcatccaatccaatctaattgtaattggataacttttttgtaatttgattgaattggatcggttcggttcaattggattggattggataatGCCTACCCCTACTTAGAAGGgcttttctaattctaaaagcTAAAAATAGTTTATAGAAGCTAAGTCAAACTATATGTCTAAACTATCTTGGGGAGAAGCATATATCATTAGCCAATTACACTAATAGGATACATGAAAATGATGAAAGTAAATAATAAGTGTCATTTTTATCTCTcaaaaagtataatcatctttaaaataagtaaataaaaagtTGCATGTTATTCGTATATGAAAAAACAGTTACACATGCAATAAAAGCACGTATTTGAATCTTATTTTTGGTACTAAACATATTCTCagaatatttttaaaactttaaaagcAGGGCCGACTCTCGACATAGACGGGCTAGATCCGTGCTTAGGATCTATATTTTTTGGGggtccaaaataaaaaataaaaagtttcattagacttttatttaagtaaaattaatttaattgtattgtaaacaataaatattcatagcttaattaattagttaggatgtataatatattatacaatGTCATGAGTACTTCGAATGTGAGGGTTCTAAAATTTTATTCGCATTAGAAACATATATTCTCAAGCCGACCCTATttacatgtaattttaaatatttatagcgTACAGGATAATGAAAAGAAATGCACTAAAAAGTTAGTTTTTagatttagaaaaaatagaaagtaTACCAAAATACCATAAGTTTATTGTACTATAAATTTCTCCAAATGTGTTATTTTAgtgaatattttaatatttcaatGTTACTTCAATGAATGAAAAACAAGTGTCATACATGCACATGCTAATTGCTGAAGATTACTTTATAAcgtaaatagtatttaattgtaaagctataATAATATTCTTAGAAAAtagtatataattaatatttaaatgacTCGtaacgtcaaaaaaaaaaaacaaatattcaTTTCTATACACATAAACTCACTCTCacaataaaaatatcaaaatcaattaagctCAACATTGCAAATATTGAAATTTCATTCTCTAGTTTTGTAACttaaaattgtatttaattatacagctaataatatttatttatttttatttatttaaatatttcattctTGATTGAAAATATCAAAATCATAGTCAACATTGTAAATATTGAAACTCTCTCACAACATACCATTTTATGCATTGTTTTACCTTTTCCATTTCACCATTTTTAATGTAAATAAATTTGTGATTTATCAAAAGcaaaaaaaggaaatatttgTATACCAAAgactaaataagtaaatatattattagtattaattaaatatttattctttttaattaattttcatttcatCTACATAATAATTCATTCTCTAATTCATGTATTGAAAAGTCTCTCATAATATATTAAGCTAGCTCTTAGCTGGTATATGATTTCTTTTTAgtatcatatataaatatatagctttaaaaaaaaaaaaaaaagatatatatttgtGGATTTTTGTGTCAAAGTGTTTAGAATActttgtgagagagagagagaattaaaatatattgttATTCATACAAGATTTAACATTGGAGAAGCTATTATGTATTGTTTTGTATATGAGATGcaaatattgtttattttattgatgGTAGATTTACTTATTCTTTGGCTAATTTgaatgtatatatttgtattgCAGATAAAATCTTTCAACATAGATATGAGTATAAAAGGATTTTTTATCGTTGCTATTGTATTGTGTAAATTtttatagggaaatttacatagtaTACTAACTTtcgttatttttttacaaaaatactgtcaggcggtattttttacttttttactgtgtttttttataagtttcatactgcagtatactgtgttaagttttcactgatgttctactggtgttttactagtgttctactgttgttttgagttgttctgttttgtgttttactggtgttttatagaaacacagtatttttgaaaaaatttccgtgtgatagtatttttgtaaaagttaactcaaatttcagtatttttgtaaatttcctatttttatattattgtgAATCTCAAGAAGAACCAACAAAATTATTAAGAGATGaacttctgaaaatagagaatcAACTTGAGAGATTGAACAAATCATCAATAAAGACtataaaagtatttttattcttttattattaataataatttcatcTTCATCTTTATCTCCTACTTATCTAACTTGTTCTGTGTTATGTACAGACACAACATGGAGATATTTGtgattgtattaatttttacgAACAACCAGCATTTGATCATCCTTTATTGAAGAATCACAAATATGATTTTCGGGTATGTTTTTCTCAAATAATTACTTCTCTAATAGctcattatattttaattttctaaaaccATAGTAAATAAGCATGAGTTTTTGTGGTATAGATGGGACCTTCTTCTCATCCCAACCCGATGGTTAGGGAAGACAAGCCTCCAAAAAATGTGAAACAAGTATCGATAAATAGTGGGTTAAAAGGTGAAAAATGTCCAATTAGATTTATTCCAATAAGAAGAAGTACCAAGGAAGATCTTATTAGAGCCAAATTATTTACAAAGTCATATGCTTCAAGAATTAATTCTCCTCCTACTTTTCATGTAAGCATATTTTAGATTTAAATATTGTTTTGACAAATTAAATGGTGTACtcaataattgaaatataattatattttgaatttgaatataatAGCATGCACTTGTTTACACATCTGATCCAACCAAGAAATACAATGGAGGTACGTGGAACATTTGTAAGTTTTTACACACTATATAATGTTACTGGCTCAAAATATACTTTCGGTcgaataaaattacaaaatggaCTTCATACCATTCAAGCTGGTTGGggagtaagttttttttttctcatgaatattcattttttttgaataaaggaTGGAATTTTTTCAATAACTTTCAGTAGTTACAATAGACATTAATTGAAAAGGAGCGGTAATCCCACTGAAAATACAATCTGACTTTAAACTAGACCCTCTTGCTATGCAATGAGCAGCCTCGTTtgcagatcgttttacaaaactTAAAGAAACGTCATTTAAATTAGAAAGAAGCTCTCGACAATCTCGAACAATTAGACCAAACTGTGATGGCATGCAAATAGAACTTTGAATTGCCTGAACCACCAGTAACGCATCGGTCTCGATCACCACACTTGCCCACTTCTTTCTTTTTATCCAACTTAAGGCTTCTTTGACCCCAAATACTTCAGCAACTTCAGGCTGAACCAATCCAACTCGGCTCCCTGAGATAGCTTCAATAAGCTGTCCATTGTGATCTCTTGCTATACATCCAAAACCGAACTTGTTCTCCGCTTGAAAAATGGCACCATCAACATTGACCTTAACCTTATTTAACATTGGTTTCTTCCAGTGCTCAGTAACATTATTAATATCATCTATTAATAATGCCCCATGTTTTTGTGATTGAGCACTTAACCATTGGTCAAGGACGACTCTAGCCGATCGAACCACTTCATACGCTGAACAAGTCTTGTCATTCCACACAAGATCATTACGGACCGCCCATATTTTCCAGCTAATCATAGCTGCTTCCCGAACCACTTCAGGAGGATTAGAGGCCATTAAAGCAAAAAACCAGTCGCTGAAATCTTCACCGTGTGCACCAGTAACGTGCACTGCCGAGAGAGACCAGCATGAACGACTAAAGCTACAGCCCAAGAGAATGTGACATATCGTTTCAGCAGAGAAATTGCAGAAGGGACACACCATTTCGATATTCACATGCTTTGTATTCAGCTGTACTTTAGTTGGGAGACATCCCGATGTTGCACGCCATAAAAAGTGTTGAACCTTCTGAGGAATATCAAGCTGCCAGAGTTTTTTGAACCCATCTGAGTTCTGAACCAAGTCTACCGTGGCTGTGTTCTGCTGCAGATAAGAGTAGGCACTCTTGATTGTATAAAAACCCGAAGATGACTTGTTCCAGACCCAGCCATCTTCGTCCACTGACTCACTAAGTTGTATAGAAACAATTAAATCTTTGTCCCTCTCTTCAAACAGGTCTTCTAGCACCTCTAAATCCCAACATCTCTGTCCAACCAAAAACAAGTTGCACACCATTTTTCCTACCAGAGCAGGGTGACTAGAAAGAACAAAAGGATTCAAAGTGTGAGGCAACCATGGATCACGAAGAATGCTGACAGAAGTCCCCCCTCCAATTGATCTTCTTGCACCAGCCGAAACCAAATCTTTGGCTTCTAAAATGCTTCTCCAGATAAAGCTAGGATTCGAACCAATCTCAGCCGTGAGATAAGAACCATTAGGATAGTATCTTGCTTTGTAAATCCTACTAACCAAAGAATTCTCATTGGTTAATAATCTCCAACCTTGCTTTCCAAGAAAAGAAAGATTGTAGTTACGAAGGTCTCGAAAGCCAATACCACCCTCATTCTTGTGACGACAAAGCttcttccaactcatccaactcACTCCCTTACTAGAAGAATTAGACTGAGATTTCCACCAGAATTTAGACATCATACCTTCAAGATTAGAGCAAATTTCCTGAGTGAGTAAGAATACACTCATAGCATAACAAGGCAAGGCTTGAGCAACTGATTTCAAAAGCACTTCTTTTCCCGCTTTAGACAAAAATCTTGTCTCCCAAGAGAAAATTTTCTTCTGCATTTTATCCTTAAGAAATCCAAGTATAGCATTCTTATTCCGACCCATTGTACAAGGTAAGCCCAAGTACATGCTATTCTCCATAGCTGCATTCATACCCAGAATACTACACAATCTAGCCCGAGTTCCTTCATTAATATTCTTACTGAAGAAGATGGATGACTTGGCTCGATTAATTTGCTGACCCGAGGCTCTTTGATACACATTGAACAACTGCAACACTCTTTCAGACTCCTCATCGTTAGCCTTGCAATACACATAGCTATCATCAGCAAAAAGCATATGTGACACACGAGGCGCTCCCCTAGCAACTTGACATCCAGTTAGCCAACGTTGCTGTTCATAATGTTTCAGCAGAGCAGACAGACCCTCAGCACACACCAGAAAAAGATACGGTGAAAGTGGATCACCTTGTCGAATACCTCTGCCTGGATATATAGGACCCATAACTCGCCCCCCATATGTGACATTGTAAGACACTGTTGAGACACAAGACATAATCAGAGCAACAAAATGAGAACCAAACCCCATACGAAGTAACATGGCTTCTAAGAAGTTCCACCCAACTCTGTCATACGCCTTACTCATGTCCAATTTAAGAGCCATAAACCCTTCTTTGCCcattcttttcctcttcaagtAATGCATGATTTCAAATGACACCATAATATTATCTGATATCAACCGCCCCGGcaagaaagcactttgtgtGTTGGAAATAACATTAGGTAAGGCTTCTTTCAATCTATTGGCTAGAACTTTAGAAATGATCTTATACAGAACATTACACAATGAGATTGGCCTAAGATCACTCATATGTTCAGGAAGTTTTTTCTTAGGGATTAAAACAATATTTGTCTTATTTAAATCACTAGAAATAACTCCATTAGAGAAAAAAGATCGTACCATGGCCACAATATCATCGCCAACAATATGCCAGAACTTTTGATAAAACCCCGGGGTCATTCCGTCTGGTCCAGGAGACTTTTCGGGGTGCATTTGGAACAAAGCTTTTTTGATCTCTTCAGTTGTAACGTCACTTGTGAGCTGGGCATTTTGTACATCAGTTATACGCGGCTGAACACAAGCAGTAACAGCCCCATAAACCACATTTTCAGCACCAAAAAGATGAGAAAAATAGGAAGTTACCACATTAGGAAGATCATCCTCCCAACCAACCCATTTTCCCGTATCATCCTTCAGCTTCTGAATAGAATTGTGCCGTCTTCGAGCGGTAGCTTTGGCGTGGAAGAACCAAATTATActatttgagaaaaaaaatacactattatattattaatttgaaccaaattacatttattttaaaacttatataagATAAGTACTAAGCAAACATAAATCTACAATTAGGACACTTCTTAAGTCTACTGTTTAATATATTTTGCATACACTCAGGGTGAAATACATGACCGCAAGGAAATTTTCTTACGGTCGCTCCCTCTTCGTATTCTTCTAAGCATATTGGACATTCTTCTCCTTCAAATATTGTATCATCTCCATACGGATACTTGTCTTCGGGAAATGCATCTATAGTAAGCACGGGTACAATTTCTCCAGGTGCATTTTGTGCAGGTAAATTCACGGCTGGTGCATTATCTTCAGATGCATTTTGTACAGGTAAATTCACGGCTGGTGCATTATCTTCAGATGCATTTTGCACAGATAATTGCACAGATGGATTTTCTTCATCACCGTGAAAGTTATCgtgatataatatatgtatacatttaataatagaaattaagaaaaatgcCCCGATTAAAAGCACCATGAGAAAAATTtcagtttttgaactcaaataCTTATGATGGTTACCATCATCTTTCTGACTTTGGGCTAAGACAGTTGGAAGTAATACTACCAAGCAGATGGTGAAGTAATAAACTAGAGCCATTTCtgcaaaatcaatttaaaaaattaataataattactataaCATATTAAAGTAAGTAAAtaagacaaaataaaataaaattaaagtaagTAAATGACatttattttctcattttttgagtaaatatatattaatgaatTATTTAGTTTCTAACTCCATTAATATTTCTCTAGctaagatataaatatatataacaaagaATTGGGTTCTTGAAGTATTTGTTAGATTATTATTTTCAGAAGAGTTTTACAAAAAAC from Cannabis sativa cultivar Pink pepper isolate KNU-18-1 chromosome 2, ASM2916894v1, whole genome shotgun sequence encodes:
- the LOC115719106 gene encoding protein neprosin-like; its protein translation is MGMRGFFMVAIMLSTLLCYCESEEQLIELSRDELLEIENQLERLNKSSIKTIKTHYGDIYDCIDFYEQPAFDHPLLKNHKYDFQMKPSSHMAPMVREDKPPKNVRQVSINSGLKGEKCPIGFVPIRRTTKEDLIRAKLFTKSYTSRINSPPTSHVNPSVYGDNKTRIFIYFQAGELSCFNTVCPGFVLVDPQPMIDRILRETHPGTFPTWEIGIYIYRDQVTGNWWLQLTKDHDQIGYWPSSIFSGGLKDLATYIDWGGETYSPLGQIGPPMGSGLLLKQDTRYDAYCRELTTINEGHIQEDAKNTKISSIDIDFYLVKDWGFHRDFGHVMTYGGPGPR
- the LOC133033947 gene encoding uncharacterized protein LOC133033947, with the protein product MALVYYFTICLVVLLPTVLAQSQKDDGNHHKYLSSKTEIFLMVLLIGAFFLISIIKCIHILYHDNFHGDEENPSVQLSVQNASEDNAPAVNLPVQNASEDNAPAVNLPAQNAPGEIVPVLTIDAFPEDKYPYGDDTIFEGEECPICLEEYEEGATVRKFPCGHVFHPECMQNILNSRLKKCPNCRFIIIWFFHAKATARRRHNSIQKLKDDTGKWVGWEDDLPNVVTSYFSHLFGAENVVYGAVTACVQPRITDVQNAQLTSDVTTEEIKKALFQMHPEKSPGPDGMTPGFYQKFWHIVGDDIVAMVRSFFSNGVISSDLNKTNIVLIPKKKLPEHMSDLRPISLCNVLYKIISKVLANRLKEALPNVISNTQSAFLPGRLISDNIMVSFEIMHYLKRKRMGKEGFMALKLDMSKAYDRVGWNFLEAMLLRMGFGSHFVALIMSCVSTVSYNVTYGGRVMGPIYPGRGIRQGDPLSPYLFLVCAEGLSALLKHYEQQRWLTGCQVARGAPRVSHMLFADDSYVYCKANDEESERVLQLFNVYQRASGQQINRAKSSIFFSKNINEGTRARLCSILGMNAAMENSMYLGLPCTMGRNKNAILGFLKDKMQKKIFSWETRFLSKAGKEVLLKSVAQALPCYAMSVFLLTQEICSNLEGMMSKFWWKSQSNSSSKGVSWMSWKKLCRHKNEGGIGFRDLRNYNLSFLGKQGWRLLTNENSLVSRIYKARYYPNGSYLTAEIGSNPSFIWRSILEAKDLVSAGARRSIGGGTSVSILRDPWLPHTLNPFVLSSHPALVGKMVCNLFLVGQRCWDLEVLEDLFEERDKDLIVSIQLSESVDEDGWVWNKSSSGFYTIKSAYSYLQQNTATVDLVQNSDGFKKLWQLDIPQKVQHFLWRATSGCLPTKVQLNTKHVNIEMVCPFCNFSAETICHILLGCSFSRSCWSLSAVHVTGAHGEDFSDWFFALMASNPPEVVREAAMISWKIWAVRNDLVWNDKTCSAYEVVRSARVVLDQWLSAQSQKHGALLIDDINNVTEHWKKPMLNKVKVNVDGAIFQAENKFGFGCIARDHNGQLIEAISGSRVGLVQPEVAEVFGVKEALSWIKRKKWASVVIETDALLVVQAIQSSICMPSQFGLIVRDCRELLSNLNDVSLSFVKRSANEAAHCIARGSSLKSDCIFSGITAPFQLMSIVTTESY